The Shewanella zhangzhouensis genome has a window encoding:
- a CDS encoding N(4)-(beta-N-acetylglucosaminyl)-L-asparaginase, whose amino-acid sequence MGSRRDFLKLSSLASMLGLAAPAMALGRKVNKPIVVSTWEHGMPANEAAWQVLKEGGRALDAVEAGVRVPEADPKVRTVGYGGYPDRDGKVTLDACIMDEHMNCGSVAFLQGIKHPISVARLVMEKTPHVMLVGEGAKQFALSQGFVEEELLTAEAKADWQRWLKEQTVQTINIENHDTIGMLALDADGNLSGACTTSGAAYKLHGRVGDSPLIGAGLYVDNDVGAATATGMGELMIKTVGCHLVVELMRQGASPEEACQQAVARIARKLGDYAQFQVGFLALNKAGEYGAYCIQSGFNYAVRQQSGATLIDGKSLLGSNP is encoded by the coding sequence ATGGGTTCAAGAAGGGATTTCCTTAAACTGTCGTCGCTGGCATCCATGCTTGGACTTGCTGCGCCCGCCATGGCTCTCGGCCGCAAGGTGAATAAACCCATAGTGGTCTCCACCTGGGAGCACGGCATGCCGGCCAACGAAGCGGCCTGGCAAGTGCTCAAGGAAGGCGGCAGGGCGCTGGATGCCGTGGAAGCCGGTGTGCGGGTACCCGAGGCCGACCCCAAGGTACGCACCGTGGGTTACGGTGGTTATCCTGACAGAGACGGCAAGGTGACCCTGGATGCCTGCATCATGGATGAGCACATGAACTGCGGCTCGGTGGCGTTTTTGCAGGGCATAAAGCACCCGATTTCGGTGGCGCGTCTGGTGATGGAAAAGACGCCCCATGTGATGCTGGTGGGAGAAGGCGCCAAACAATTTGCCCTGTCACAGGGCTTTGTTGAGGAAGAGCTGCTCACGGCCGAGGCTAAAGCCGACTGGCAACGCTGGCTGAAAGAGCAAACAGTGCAAACCATCAATATCGAGAATCACGACACCATAGGCATGCTGGCACTGGACGCTGACGGCAATCTCAGCGGTGCCTGCACCACCAGCGGCGCAGCCTATAAGCTGCATGGCCGCGTGGGTGATTCCCCCCTGATTGGCGCAGGTCTCTATGTGGACAACGACGTCGGCGCCGCCACCGCCACCGGCATGGGCGAGCTGATGATAAAGACAGTGGGCTGCCATCTGGTGGTGGAGTTGATGCGCCAGGGCGCGAGCCCGGAAGAAGCCTGCCAGCAAGCGGTGGCGCGCATCGCCCGTAAACTGGGGGACTACGCCCAGTTCCAGGTGGGATTTTTGGCACTGAACAAGGCCGGTGAATACGGCGCTTATTGCATCCAGAGTGGTTTTAACTACGCGGTACGTCAGCAATCCGGGGCCACCCTGATTGACGGCAAGAGTCTGCTGGGGAGTAACCCATGA
- a CDS encoding BadF/BadG/BcrA/BcrD ATPase family protein → MTEMTTMAAHQASSHGTSTNSAMGAHVPAHQDGDPKGAVDGAYYWVGIDAGGSHCRALLTDDNGQVLGHGVAGPANPVNGVSQSQAAIMAAIDEALCAAKLDTQYHRLIVGAGLAGLHLPKLQQVMSQWQHPFAAWHSTTDLHVAALGAHQGADGGVIILGTGFSSLANVNGQQILIGGHGFPINATCSGSWFGLEAVKAVLLDADGIGPRTSLTEKLLHGTTAMGLAEQLMHANATDFARFAPQVFDEAALGDAMSLTLIEQGAAFINGVIRRLLATGVERLSLVGGIAPRIAPWLDPDLSARIGPSRASPEEGAILFARQCHVGNSRIQER, encoded by the coding sequence ATGACCGAAATGACAACAATGGCAGCCCATCAGGCTTCTTCCCACGGGACGAGTACCAATTCGGCCATGGGAGCGCATGTCCCAGCGCATCAGGACGGGGACCCCAAAGGGGCTGTGGATGGCGCGTACTATTGGGTGGGCATAGATGCCGGCGGCAGCCATTGCCGCGCTCTGCTGACAGACGATAACGGCCAGGTGCTGGGCCACGGTGTTGCCGGTCCCGCCAATCCGGTCAATGGCGTAAGCCAAAGTCAGGCCGCCATCATGGCAGCCATTGATGAGGCGCTCTGCGCCGCTAAACTCGATACCCAATATCACAGGCTGATTGTGGGCGCCGGGCTGGCGGGGCTGCACTTACCCAAGCTGCAGCAGGTGATGAGTCAGTGGCAGCACCCCTTTGCCGCCTGGCACAGCACCACGGATCTGCATGTGGCCGCCCTGGGTGCCCATCAGGGAGCCGATGGCGGCGTGATTATTTTGGGTACGGGATTCAGCTCCCTTGCCAATGTGAATGGGCAGCAAATCCTGATTGGCGGCCATGGTTTTCCCATCAATGCCACCTGCAGCGGCTCCTGGTTTGGGCTCGAAGCGGTTAAGGCGGTATTGCTGGACGCCGACGGTATAGGGCCCCGCACCAGTCTGACCGAGAAGCTCTTACATGGCACAACGGCCATGGGCCTGGCTGAGCAGTTGATGCACGCCAACGCCACCGACTTTGCCCGGTTTGCCCCACAGGTGTTTGACGAGGCCGCCCTTGGCGATGCCATGTCGCTCACGCTGATTGAACAAGGCGCCGCGTTTATCAATGGCGTGATTCGCCGTTTGCTGGCGACGGGAGTCGAGCGTTTATCGCTGGTGGGGGGCATAGCGCCCCGAATCGCGCCCTGGCTCGACCCTGACTTATCCGCCAGGATAGGTCCATCCAGGGCATCCCCCGAAGAAGGTGCCATCCTCTTTGCCCGCCAGTGCCACGTGGGCAATTCACGCATACAGGAGCGTTAA